A stretch of Salvelinus namaycush isolate Seneca chromosome 42, SaNama_1.0, whole genome shotgun sequence DNA encodes these proteins:
- the LOC120035060 gene encoding GTPase IMAP family member 9-like: MGNKCPSNLTEHEVRIVLLGRTGVGKSASGNTILGRKYFLSKFSSLSLIKDCNKVQGKVDGHSVTVIDTPGLIGTTLSNEAGLRRIAPCISLSAPAPHMFLVVIKLGRFTEEEQKTVEIIQRFFGDEASKYTMVLFTHGDLLDDDDVTIDEFLIENPGLENVISQCKGGYHVFNNNDKNRSQVTELLEKINKMVKTNGERYYTTEMFHEAERVMEDEKNRILRENEEKIRREEEKLKKEKMKQEAREKELKEKNERILRENKEQCFI; encoded by the exons ATGG GTAACAAGTGTCCTTCTAATCTAACAGAACATGAGGTCCGGATTGTGCTGTtggggaggactggagttgggaagaGTGCATCAGGAAACACCATCCTGGGGAGGAAATATTTCCTATCAAagttttcctctctttctctgataAAAGACTGTAACAAGGTTCAAGGGAAGGTGGATGGGCATAGTGTAACTGTTATTGACACCCCAGGGTTGATTGGTACTACATTGTCCAATGAGGCGGGACTGAGAAGGATTGCTccgtgcatctctctctccgctcctGCTCCCCATATGTTCCTGGTTGTGATCAAGTTGGGAAGATTCACTGAAGAGGAACAGAAAACTGTGGAGATAATTCAGAGATTCTTTGGTGATGAAGCATCCAAATACACCATGGTTCTCTTCACACATGGAGACCttcttgatgatgatgatgtaacAATTGATGAGTTCCTGATTGAAAATCCAGGTCTGGAAAATGTAATTTCTCAATGCAAGGGGGGATATCATGTCTTTAACAACAACGATAAGAATCGCTCTCAGGTCACTGAGCTGCTTGAGAAGATAAACAAGATGGTGAAGACGAATGGAGAAAGATACTACACCACTGAGATGttccatgaggctgagagagtgATGGAAGATGAGAAGAACAGGATCCTGAGAGAGAACGAAGAGAAGATAcgcagagaggaggagaaactGAAGAAAGAAAAAATGAAACAAGAGGCCCGGGAGAAAGAGCTTAAAGAGAAGAATGAGAGGATCCTGAGAGAGAACAAAGAGCAGTGTTTTATCTAA